A region of Peromyscus maniculatus bairdii isolate BWxNUB_F1_BW_parent chromosome 7, HU_Pman_BW_mat_3.1, whole genome shotgun sequence DNA encodes the following proteins:
- the LOC143274085 gene encoding uncharacterized protein LOC143274085 isoform X2 — translation MMMIFPPQRSRLKIVRAHFSVKSKLDNISVHVEAAQLSHCGAQNSHRHHEGSSPKPHACQDKSPWQKPQGQCPSLQMAAAPGDTSEQDRYLRTGQHWTHDADCRHSQVWPHGK, via the exons ATGATGATgatctttccacctcaaagatccagattaaaa ATTGTACGTGCACATTTTTCTGTGAAGAGCAAGCTAGACAACATCTCAGTCCACGTGGAAGCTGCTCAACTGAGCCACTGTGGAGCACAAAACAGCCACAGGCAT CACGAGGGATCAAGTCCCaagcctcatgcatgccag GACAAGTCACCCTGGCAGAAGCCCCAGGGGCAGTGCCCAAGCCTGCAGATGGCAGCAGCACCAGGAGACACCTCAGAACAGGACAGATACCTCAGAACAGGACAGCACTGGACCCATGATGCTGACTGCAGGCATTCCCAGGTATGGCCCCATGGAAAGTGA
- the LOC143274085 gene encoding uncharacterized protein LOC143274085 isoform X1 → MMMIFPPQRSRLKIVRAHFSVKSKLDNISVHVEAAQLSHCGAQNSHRHNEHMTVTSQIWPVFKGMDFLVSSKQRTDSAAPGHLHLELKTIIVKGLSRLSALQMTTETRTSALQFKSSLGSILQRPPAKFPERIFLK, encoded by the exons ATGATGATgatctttccacctcaaagatccagattaaaa ATTGTACGTGCACATTTTTCTGTGAAGAGCAAGCTAGACAACATCTCAGTCCACGTGGAAGCTGCTCAACTGAGCCACTGTGGAGCACAAAACAGCCACAGGCAT AACGAGCACATGACGGTGACCAGTCAGATCTGGCCAGTGTTCAAAGGAATGGACTTTCTGGTTTCCTCTAAACAACGCACAGATTCTGCTGCTCCAGGCCATTTGCATTTAGAGTTGAAGACAATAATTGTGAAG GGACTGTCAAGACTGAGTGCTCTCCAAATGACGACAGAAACCAGGACGTCTGCTCTCCAGTTCAAGAGTTCATTAGGCTCAATACTTCAAAGGCCGCCTGCTAAGTTTCCTGAGAGGATCTTTCTAAAAtag